In Mangifera indica cultivar Alphonso chromosome 1, CATAS_Mindica_2.1, whole genome shotgun sequence, a single genomic region encodes these proteins:
- the LOC123226781 gene encoding (-)-germacrene D synthase-like, whose translation MSLQVSALPTSMKVANEDTNRRSANFHPSIWGDRFLYYASNSVESDDWEKQQKLKHEIKKMLLAEVNKPAQKLELIDAIQRLGVSYHFETEIDQVLDQIYQHHQHINFRDDNDDLYFISLEFRLLRQQGYRISCDVFNKFKDNNGNFGAFLEEDIRGMLSLYEATHLRVHGETILDEALLFSTTHLESMAAKLSTPLAAQVKHALNRPLRRGLPRPEARHCMTIYQEEPSHNEVLLTFAKLDFNSLQKQYQKELSGIYQWWKDLGLASKLPYVRDRVVELYFWIVGVYFEPEYELARRLLTKVTATTSVIDDTYDVYGTVDELELFTSAVERWNTSAVDQLPDYMQIIYAMLLDIYHEMETEMAPKGKLYRVHYAKESMKTLVRNYFIEAKWYHENYVPTMDEYMTVALVTSTYQMLATNSFVGMGDVATKEAFEWSVSNPKLLRAASVICRLMDDIASHKFEQKRGHAASAVECFQKQYGATEEAAYKEFRKQITDAWKDLNEELLLPTALPMPLPVRILNFSRVIDVVYKDGDGYSEAQTYLKDYIASLFIDPVSI comes from the exons ATGTCTCTTCAAGTTTCAGCGCTTCCTACTTCAATGAAAGTTGCCAACGAAGACACAAATCGTCGCTCAGCAAATTTTCATCCTAGCATTTGGGGGGATCGTTTCCTCTATTATGCTAGTAACTCTGTG GAAAGCGATGATTgggaaaaacaacaaaaactgaagcacgagattaaaaaaatgttattagcAGAAGTGAATAAGCCAGCACAGAAACTTGAGTTGATTGATGCAATCCAGCGGTTAGGTGTATCCTACCATTTTGAGACCGAGATTGATCAAGTGTTAGATCAAATCTATCAGCATCACCAACACATTAATTTCAGAGATGACAACGACGACTTATACTTTATCTCTCTTGAATTTCGATTACTTAGACAACAAGGCTACAGAATCTCCTGCG ATGTATTCAACAAGTTCAAGGACAATAATGGGAACTTCGGGGCTTTTCTTGAGGAAGACATTCGAGGAATGTTAAGCTTGTATGAAGCTACGCATTTAAGGGTGCACGGAGAAACTATACTAGATGAAGCGCTTCTTTTCTCTACTACCCACCTTGAGTCCATGGCGGCCAAATTAAGCACTCCACTTGCAGCTCAAGTTAAGCATGCCTTAAATCGACCTCTGCGCAGGGGTTTACCAAGACCAGAGGCAAGGCATTGCATGACTATCTATCAAGAAGAACCTTCGCACAATGAAGTTCTGTTAACCTTTGCCAAGTTAGATTTTAATTCATTACAAAAGCAGTACCAGAAAGAACTCAGTGGAATTTACCA GTGGTGGAAGGATTTAGGCCTTGCCAGCAAGCTACCATATGTGAGAGATAGAGTGGTTGAGTTGTACTTCTGGATAGTGGGAGTATATTTCGAGCCTGAATATGAGTTGGCTAGAAGGCTTTTAACCAAAGTGACTGCCACAACTTCCGTTATCGATGACACCTATGATGTCTATGGCACAGTCGATGAACTTGAGCTTTTTACCTCGGCAGTTGAAAG GTGGAATACAAGTGCCGTAGATCAACTGCCTGATTACATGCAAATAATTTATGCAATGCTCCTTGATATTTATCATGAAATGGAAACAGAAATGGCCCCCAAAGGAAAGCTATACCGCGTTCACTATGCAAAAGAATCG ATGAAGACTCTAGTAAGGAATTACTTTATTGAAGCCAAATGGTATCATGAAAATTATGTACCCACCATGGATGAGTACATGACTGTTGCATTGGTTACTAGTACCTACCAAATGTTAGCCACAAATTCTTTTGTGGGAATGGGAGATGTTGCAACCAAAGAAGCCTTTGAATGGTCAGTCAGCAACCCTAAACTCCTGAGGGCTGCCTCAGTAATTTGCAGACTCATGGATGACATTGCCTCCCACAAG TTTGAGCAAAAGAGGGGCCATGCTGCCTCAGCCGTAGAGTGTTTCCAGAAACAATATGGTGCAACAGAAGAAGCAGCATACAAGGAATTTCGAAAACAAATTACAGATGCCTGGAAGGATTTAAACGAAGAACTTCTCCTCCCAACAGCCTTGCCAATGCCACTCCCTGTACGAATTCTTAATTTTTCGCGAGTGATTGATGTTGTATACAAGGACGGCGATGGCTACTCTGAAGCTCAAACTTACCTCAAGGATTATATTGCCTCTCTTTTTATTGACCCTGTGTCAATATAG
- the LOC123217276 gene encoding (-)-germacrene D synthase-like: MSLQVSALPTSMKVAKEDRNRRSANFHPSIWGDRFLYYASNSVESDDWEKQQKLKHEIKKMLLAEVNKPAQKLELIDAIQRLGVSYHFETEIDQVLDQIYQHHQHINFRDDNDDLYFISLEFRLLRQQGYRISCDVFNKFKDNNGNFGAFLEEDIRGMLSLYEATHLRVHGETILDEALLFSTTHLESMAAKLSTPLAAQVKHALNRPLRRGLPRPEARHCMTIYQEEPSHNEVLLTFAKLDFNSLQKQYQKELSGIYQWWKDLGLASKLPYVRDRVVELYFWIVGVYFEPEYELARRLLTKVTATTSVIDDTYDVYGTVDELELFTSAVERWNTSAVDQLPDYMQIIYAMLLDIYHEMETEMAPKGKLYRVHYAKESMKTLVRNYFIEAKWYHENYVPTMDEYMTVALVTSTYQMLATNSFVGMGDVATKEAFEWSVSNPKLLRAASVICRLMDDIASHKFEQKRGHAASAVECFQKQYGATEEAAYKEFRKQITDAWKDLNEELLLPTALPMPLPVRILNFSRVIDVVYKDGDGYSEAQTYLKDYIASLFIDPVSI, encoded by the exons ATGTCTCTTCAAGTTTCAGCGCTTCCTACTTCAATGAAAGTTGCCAAGGAAGACAGAAATCGTCGCTCAGCAAATTTTCATCCTAGCATTTGGGGGGATCGTTTCCTCTATTATGCTAGTAACTCTGTG GAAAGCGATGATTgggaaaaacaacaaaaactgaagcacgagattaaaaaaatgttattagcAGAAGTGAATAAGCCAGCACAGAAACTTGAGTTGATTGATGCAATCCAGCGGTTAGGTGTATCCTACCATTTTGAGACCGAGATTGATCAAGTGTTAGATCAAATCTATCAGCATCACCAACACATTAATTTCAGAGATGACAACGACGACTTATACTTTATCTCTCTTGAATTTCGATTACTTAGACAACAAGGCTACAGAATCTCCTGCG ATGTATTCAACAAGTTCAAGGACAATAATGGGAACTTCGGGGCTTTTCTTGAGGAAGACATTCGAGGAATGTTAAGCTTGTATGAAGCTACGCATTTAAGGGTGCACGGAGAAACTATACTAGATGAAGCGCTTCTTTTCTCTACTACCCACCTTGAGTCCATGGCGGCCAAATTAAGCACTCCACTTGCAGCTCAAGTTAAGCATGCCTTAAATCGACCTCTGCGCAGGGGTTTACCAAGACCAGAGGCAAGGCATTGCATGACTATCTATCAAGAAGAACCTTCGCACAATGAAGTTCTGTTAACCTTTGCCAAGTTAGATTTTAATTCATTACAAAAGCAGTACCAGAAAGAACTCAGTGGAATTTACCA GTGGTGGAAGGATTTAGGCCTTGCCAGCAAGCTACCATATGTGAGAGATAGAGTGGTTGAGTTGTACTTCTGGATAGTGGGAGTATATTTCGAGCCTGAATATGAGTTGGCTAGAAGGCTTTTAACCAAAGTGACTGCCACAACTTCCGTTATCGATGACACCTATGATGTCTATGGCACAGTCGATGAACTTGAGCTTTTTACCTCGGCAGTTGAAAG GTGGAATACAAGTGCCGTAGATCAACTGCCTGATTACATGCAAATAATTTATGCAATGCTCCTTGATATTTATCATGAAATGGAAACAGAAATGGCCCCCAAAGGAAAGCTATACCGCGTTCACTATGCAAAAGAATCG ATGAAGACTCTAGTAAGGAATTACTTTATTGAAGCCAAATGGTATCATGAAAATTATGTACCCACCATGGATGAGTACATGACTGTTGCATTGGTTACTAGTACCTACCAAATGTTAGCCACAAATTCTTTTGTGGGAATGGGAGATGTTGCAACCAAAGAAGCCTTTGAATGGTCAGTCAGCAACCCTAAACTCCTGAGGGCTGCCTCAGTAATTTGCAGACTCATGGATGACATTGCCTCCCACAAG TTTGAGCAAAAGAGGGGCCATGCTGCCTCAGCCGTAGAGTGTTTCCAGAAACAATATGGTGCAACAGAAGAAGCAGCATACAAGGAATTTCGAAAACAAATTACAGATGCCTGGAAGGATTTAAACGAAGAACTTCTCCTCCCAACAGCCTTGCCAATGCCACTCCCTGTACGAATTCTTAATTTTTCGCGAGTGATTGATGTTGTATACAAGGACGGCGATGGCTACTCTGAAGCTCAAACTTACCTCAAGGATTATATTGCCTCTCTTTTTATTGACCCTGTGTCAATATAG